In Maridesulfovibrio sp., a single genomic region encodes these proteins:
- a CDS encoding amino acid ABC transporter permease, which yields MTMFHGGPPFPEKGKKTLFILDSLLFAILLCALGLFLYNGTQKLGYNWQWFRVPEFIISVTDEGVRPGLLLKGLGVTLQITAASFVLTFIIGLGTALLRLSGSFAGRIIARAYLESIRNTPLLIQLFFIYFVIAPALEMDGFWTAVISLSLFEGAYSSEIFRAGITSIDRGQWEAAYSLGGDRKFAYVNIILPQALARIAPPLAGQAISLVKDSALVSTIAIYDLTMQGQSIISDTFMTFEIWFTVAAIYLCITLLLSWSLDKAASKFKSRW from the coding sequence ATGACCATGTTTCATGGCGGACCTCCCTTTCCGGAAAAGGGTAAAAAGACACTATTCATATTGGACAGCCTGCTGTTTGCCATACTGCTGTGCGCTTTAGGCCTGTTCCTGTACAACGGCACACAAAAACTCGGATACAACTGGCAATGGTTCCGTGTTCCGGAATTCATCATCAGTGTCACAGATGAAGGAGTGCGTCCCGGCCTTCTGCTCAAGGGGCTTGGAGTCACACTGCAGATAACAGCAGCAAGTTTTGTGCTGACCTTCATCATAGGGCTGGGAACCGCCCTGCTGCGACTGTCCGGATCATTTGCGGGCAGAATCATTGCCCGCGCCTATCTTGAATCCATCCGAAACACACCGCTGCTGATTCAGCTGTTTTTCATTTATTTCGTAATCGCCCCGGCTCTCGAAATGGACGGGTTCTGGACGGCTGTCATCTCACTCAGTCTTTTTGAGGGCGCATATTCCTCCGAAATTTTCAGGGCCGGGATAACCTCCATCGACCGGGGACAATGGGAGGCGGCCTACAGTCTGGGCGGCGACCGCAAATTCGCCTACGTAAACATAATTCTACCTCAGGCACTGGCCAGAATAGCCCCTCCCCTGGCAGGACAGGCCATCTCACTGGTCAAGGATTCGGCTCTGGTAAGCACAATCGCCATCTACGACCTCACAATGCAGGGCCAATCCATCATATCCGATACTTTTATGACTTTCGAAATCTGGTTTACAGTTGCAGCCATATATCTGTGCATAACACTGCTTCTTTCGTGGTCACTGGACAAGGCGGCCTCGAAGTTCAAAAGCAGGTGGTAA
- the gap gene encoding type I glyceraldehyde-3-phosphate dehydrogenase, producing MAVKLGINGFGRIGRYLVRLIHDSKDFDLVAINARASNEDLALLFKHDSVHGTFHADVEATENGFTINGREILVTRCAPGEWKWAELGCEMVAETTGKFRDRESCKKHMACGAKKVVISSPGIDADKTIVMGVNDHILTPADNIVSGASCTTNCLAPVAKVINDEFGLERGLMTTVHAYTMSQRVLDGSHKDIRRARACAVNMVPTTTGAAKAVTMVIPELEGKLDGMSIRVPTPNVSLVDLTCDLGRATTKEEVNAVLAKAANAHMGYTEKPLVSTDYIGDTHGGVVDGPLTEVMDGTMLKLIIWYDNEASFTNQLVRLMTKVAGMM from the coding sequence ATGGCTGTAAAACTAGGGATTAACGGATTCGGAAGAATCGGCCGCTACCTCGTGCGCCTGATTCACGACAGCAAGGACTTCGACCTTGTTGCAATCAATGCACGGGCTTCCAATGAAGACCTGGCACTTCTCTTCAAGCACGACTCGGTGCACGGGACTTTCCATGCCGACGTGGAAGCCACTGAAAACGGCTTCACCATCAACGGCAGGGAAATACTCGTAACCCGCTGTGCTCCGGGGGAATGGAAGTGGGCCGAACTGGGCTGCGAGATGGTTGCCGAAACAACAGGAAAATTCCGCGACCGTGAAAGCTGTAAAAAACATATGGCCTGCGGGGCAAAAAAAGTTGTCATCAGCTCTCCCGGAATTGATGCCGACAAGACGATTGTAATGGGAGTGAACGACCACATCTTAACTCCTGCAGACAACATTGTTTCCGGCGCTTCATGTACAACCAACTGCCTTGCTCCGGTTGCCAAAGTGATCAACGATGAGTTCGGACTTGAAAGAGGACTCATGACCACCGTTCACGCTTACACCATGAGTCAGAGAGTTCTGGACGGTTCGCACAAGGACATCCGCCGGGCAAGAGCCTGTGCCGTAAACATGGTTCCCACAACCACAGGTGCCGCCAAGGCAGTCACCATGGTTATCCCGGAACTGGAAGGCAAACTCGACGGCATGTCTATCCGTGTTCCCACACCCAACGTCTCCCTGGTCGACCTGACCTGTGATCTCGGCAGAGCCACAACCAAGGAAGAAGTGAACGCGGTACTGGCCAAGGCTGCGAACGCTCATATGGGCTACACGGAAAAACCGCTCGTCTCCACCGACTATATCGGGGATACCCACGGAGGCGTGGTGGACGGCCCTCTGACCGAGGTTATGGACGGCACAATGCTCAAACTCATCATCTGGTACGATAACGAAGCAAGCTTCACCAACCAGCTTGTCCGGCTTATGACCAAAGTCGCCGGCATGATGTAG
- the fba gene encoding class II fructose-1,6-bisphosphate aldolase, translated as MPLVSPKEMFEGAYAGGYAIGAFNVNNMEIIQGIMEAGSEENSPLILQVSAGARKYAGQGYIIKLMEAALQETDLPVVLHLDHGANFEICKEVIDGGFTSVMIDGSHLPFKENIALTRQVVEYAHDKGVWVEAELGRLAGVEEDVVSEEHIYTDPDEAVEFVEKTGCDSLAIAIGTSHGAYKFTGEARLDFDRLDKIGSMMPKYPIVLHGASSVVQEYVTMANEYGAEIGGAKGVPEDLLRKAASKAVCKINIDTDIRLAMTAVIRKFLAENPAAFDPRGYLGEARKAVKEMVRHKIVNVLGCSNKA; from the coding sequence ATGCCACTCGTTTCGCCTAAAGAAATGTTTGAAGGGGCCTATGCAGGCGGCTATGCCATCGGCGCGTTTAACGTGAACAACATGGAAATAATCCAGGGAATCATGGAGGCTGGCAGCGAGGAGAACTCCCCCCTGATCCTGCAGGTTTCCGCTGGAGCCCGCAAATACGCCGGACAGGGTTACATCATTAAACTCATGGAAGCGGCGTTGCAGGAAACTGATCTTCCTGTTGTGCTCCACCTCGACCATGGTGCAAATTTCGAAATATGCAAGGAAGTCATTGACGGCGGATTCACATCCGTAATGATCGACGGCTCACACCTGCCGTTCAAGGAAAACATCGCCCTGACCAGACAGGTTGTGGAATACGCTCACGACAAGGGAGTATGGGTTGAAGCGGAACTGGGCCGTCTGGCCGGGGTAGAAGAAGATGTTGTCTCGGAAGAACACATCTACACCGATCCTGATGAAGCTGTGGAATTCGTGGAAAAGACCGGCTGCGACTCCCTTGCCATCGCCATCGGCACCAGCCATGGCGCATACAAATTTACCGGGGAAGCAAGGCTCGATTTTGATCGTCTGGATAAAATCGGTTCCATGATGCCCAAGTACCCCATCGTCCTGCACGGCGCATCAAGCGTGGTACAGGAATACGTAACAATGGCCAACGAATACGGGGCAGAAATCGGCGGAGCCAAGGGTGTTCCCGAAGACCTGCTCAGAAAAGCGGCATCCAAGGCTGTCTGCAAAATCAACATCGATACCGACATCCGTCTGGCAATGACTGCCGTCATCCGCAAATTCCTCGCTGAAAATCCTGCTGCATTCGATCCCCGCGGCTACCTCGGTGAAGCCCGCAAGGCCGTAAAGGAAATGGTCCGCCACAAGATAGTCAACGTGCTGGGCTGTTCAAACAAAGCATAA
- the surE gene encoding 5'/3'-nucleotidase SurE, giving the protein MNILLTNDDGIQAVGLRALYHGLIRSGMKVQVVAPVAEQSAVGHAVSLSSPLRVKKFEEEGFTGLGVYGTPVDCVKLGLTTLLDEKPDIVISGINSGANVGVDILYSGTVSAATEGALMGYPAMAVSYDSFKPEDLHTQGDFCAELLRKIPWKDLEPKTVVNLNFPARPVDEAEGLKICRHTRVSWQDWYEERRDPRGHPYYWLAGIMPEEQISPGTDRDLLSKGYITMTPLRFDFTDREAIVTLEKGLLS; this is encoded by the coding sequence ATGAATATACTTTTGACCAATGATGACGGCATCCAGGCCGTCGGCCTGCGAGCCCTCTACCACGGACTCATACGGAGCGGAATGAAAGTTCAGGTCGTGGCTCCTGTGGCGGAACAGTCCGCCGTAGGTCACGCCGTCTCACTTTCCTCTCCCCTGCGAGTTAAAAAATTCGAAGAGGAGGGGTTCACCGGACTGGGGGTGTACGGGACACCGGTGGACTGCGTCAAGCTCGGGCTTACCACCCTGCTGGACGAAAAGCCCGACATTGTGATCTCGGGGATAAACAGCGGAGCCAACGTCGGGGTGGACATACTGTATTCGGGAACGGTTTCCGCCGCAACCGAAGGAGCCCTGATGGGATACCCGGCAATGGCTGTGTCCTACGACAGCTTCAAGCCTGAAGACCTGCACACTCAGGGAGACTTCTGCGCAGAGCTGCTGCGTAAGATTCCATGGAAAGACCTTGAGCCGAAGACCGTGGTAAACCTGAATTTCCCGGCAAGACCGGTTGACGAAGCGGAAGGGCTTAAAATCTGCCGCCACACCCGCGTATCCTGGCAGGACTGGTACGAGGAGCGTCGCGATCCCAGAGGCCATCCCTATTACTGGCTGGCAGGTATAATGCCTGAGGAACAGATCAGCCCCGGCACGGACCGGGACCTGCTCAGCAAGGGTTACATTACAATGACTCCCCTGCGGTTCGATTTCACGGATCGTGAGGCAATTGTAACCCTGGAGAAAGGTCTGCTCAGCTAG